In one Pygocentrus nattereri isolate fPygNat1 chromosome 21, fPygNat1.pri, whole genome shotgun sequence genomic region, the following are encoded:
- the LOC108424631 gene encoding retinoic acid receptor gamma-A-like isoform X2 — protein MFDCMEALGVGARPLFGVSTQGSCMLRKASSFFSGLEPFSWSNSTSTNLQSVETQSTSSEEMVPSSPSPPPPPRVYKPCFVCQDKSSGYHYGVSSCEGCKGFFRRSIQKNMVYTCHRDKNCQINKVTRNRCQYCRLQKCFEVGMSKEAVRNDRNKKKKDVKEEVVLPESYELSGELEELVNKVSKAHRETFPSLCQLGKYTTNSSADHRVQLDLGLWDKFSELSTKCIIKIVEFAKRLPGFTSLTIADQITLLKSACLDILMLRICTRYTPEQDTMTFSDGLTLNRTQMHNAGFGPLTDLVFAFAGQLLPLEMDDTETGLLSAICLICGDRMDLEEPQRVDRLQEPLLEALKIYARRRRPNKPHMFPRMLMKVTDLRGISTKGAERAITLKMEIPGPMPPLIREMLENPEVFEESSNSGESAAAAPLPPPAIQAIKRERDEDSAPEEEEDEEDECGEEERERGGDSEDESWSLLQGDVGGTRKSVTGRAQ, from the exons ATGTTTGACTGCATGGAGGCTCTAGGAGTTGGTGCAAGGCCTCTCTTTGGCGTGTCCACTCAGGGTTCCTGCATGCTGCGCAAGGCTAGCTCCTTCTTCTCTGGGCTGGAACCCTTCTCCTGGTCCAACAGCACCAGCACCAACCTGCAGT CGGTGGAAACTCAAAGTACAAGTTCAGAGGAGATGGTGCCCAGTTCCCCCTCTCCACCCCCTCCCCCTCGGGTCTACAAGCCTTGCTTTGTGTGCCAGGACAAGTCCTCAGGCTACCACTATGGAGTCAGCTCCTGCGAAGGATGCAAG gGTTTCTTTCGACGCAGTATCCAGAAGAACATGGTGTACACCTGCCACAGAGACAAGAACTGCCAGATCAACAAGGTGACCCGGAACCGCTGCCAGTACTGTCGCTTACAGAAGTGCTTTGAGGTCGGCATGTCTAAAGAAG CGGTGCGGAATGACCggaataagaagaagaaagacGTGAAGGAGGAGGTGGTCTTGCCAGAAAGCTATGAGCTGAGTGGAGAACTGGAAGAGTTGGTCAACAAAGTCAGCAAAGCCCACAGAGAAACCTTCCCTTCGCTGTGTCAGCTGGGGAAATACACTACT AACTCGAGTGCAGATCACAGGGTGCAGCTGGATTTGGGTTTGTGGGACAAGTTCAGTGAGCTCTCCACTAAATGCATCATAAAGATAGTGGAGTTTGCCAAGCGGTTGCCTGGCTTCACCTCCCTCACTATTGCAGACCAGATAACCCTGCTCAAATCTGCCTGCCTCGACATACTC ATGTTGCGGATCTGTACGAGGTACACACCAGAGCAGGACACCATGACCTTCTCAGACGGACTGACTCTTAACCGAACACAGATGCACAACGCCGGTTTCGGTCCCCTCACTGACCTCGTGTTCGCCTTTGCTGGCCAGCTCCTTCCTCTTGAGATGGATGACACAGAGACTGGTCTCCTCAGCGCCATCTGCCTCATTTGTGGAG ACCGCATGGACTTGGAGGAGCCTCAGAGAGTGGACCGGCTACAGGAGCCTTTGCTGGAGGCATTAAAGATCTATGCCAGAAGAAGACGCCCCAACAAGCCACACATGTTCCCTCGCATGCTCATGAAGGTCACTGACCTCCGAGGCATCAGCACTAAAG GAGCGGAACGAGCCATCACATTAAAGATGGAGATCCCAGGCCCCATGCCTCCTCTCATTCGTGAGAtgctggagaacccggaggtcTTCGAGGAGAGCAGCAACTCAGGGGAGAGTGCAGCCGCTGCCCCGCTGCCACCCCCTGCCATCCAGGCCATCAAGCGTGAGCGAGATGAAGATTCAGCccctgaggaggaggaggatgaggaggacgagtgtggagaggaggagagggagagaggtggagaCAGCGAGGATGAAAGCTGGAGTCTTCTGCAGGGGGATGTGGGTGGGACCAGGAAGAGCGTGACAGGCAGAGCGCAGTGA